A single Triticum dicoccoides isolate Atlit2015 ecotype Zavitan chromosome 2A, WEW_v2.0, whole genome shotgun sequence DNA region contains:
- the LOC119356583 gene encoding histone-lysine N-methyltransferase SUVR4-like has protein sequence MGSSRGNRNVRARRAVKAMKLLGISREQTAPVLRRLVELYDDNWQLIEAESYRALADAIFDEQANGGPANGGDQVQGQEELDLELEETGTMPEMFTPEDDDQRPSTSLAVVRKDPDNRVTAPRSRTGSRANPLGPDPTQAASPTQTRALSKRRQMQMQMMDGDFQQPVFLREPKPEPVDMDAVDCLNVQPGLIHRSRKRSAPSSEFLALPPPEQTPTQISEGDKNRTTQHCRNREMPTLSVEPANSTMNNGTGSGDGNVQEAPCLDVDIASSPRGDVKMSLKFCIDPSKFHMPALEAVLKMVEDKCLRSHKVLPPDFSIRGLMTEMCQCVVQLGTKHTAEHNTQSDTVGNGSLSENAISRKRKARGEPLVSKGSESGPANSTLAQQHHLALSVSKTIHDITDISKGEENVRISIADESGREKCPPSFYYMPTNAVSQNALVSMFLAKIGSEDCCPECFGNCLSAPAPCACARETGGEYAYTLDGLVKPAFIDECVSMNRFPEEHHRVFCKTCPLERSRNKASPEPCRGHLVRKFIKECWSKCGCNMQCGNRVVQRGIRCNLQVFFAEEGRGWGLRTLDDLPKGTFVCEYAGEILTNTELHERAIQNMQNARYTHPILLDAGWCSGGEPKDEEALCLDGTFYGNVGRFINHRCCDANLAMIPVEVETPDHQYYHVAFFTSKKVEAFEELTWDYGIDFDDERQPMKPFECLCGSRYCRGGRRHLLRKERRRSRVTGTAGRAEVLEGC, from the exons ATGGGCTCTTCCCGAGGTAACCGCAACGTGAGGGCACGGCGGGCCGTGAAGGCCATGAAGCTCCTCggcatctccagggagcagaccGCCCCCGTCCTCAGGCGCCTGGTCGAGCTCTACGACgacaactggcagctcatcgaggccGAGTCCTACCGCGCCCTCGCCGACGCCATCTTCGACGAGCAG GCCAACGGCGGCCCAGCCAATGGCGGGGATCAGGTGCAAGGGCAGGAGGAGCTCGATCTGGAGCTGGAGGAGACGGGCACCATGCCGGAAATGTTCACGCCGGAGGATGACGACCAGCGCCCTTCCACCTCCCTCGCCGTCGTCCGCAAGGACCCGGATAACCGCGTCACCGCACCACGCTCGAGGACTGGTTCCAGAGCAAACCCCCTTGGCCCTGACCCAACTCAAGCCGCTTCGCCTACACAGACCAGAGCGCTGAGCAAGCGGAGGCAGATGCAGATGCAGATGATGGATGGAGATTTTCAGCAGCCTGTCTTCCTGAGAGAGCCCAAGCCTGAACCTGTCGACATGGATGCGGTGGACTGTCTGAATGTGCAACCTGGCTTGATTCATCGTTCGCGCAAGCGCAGTGCGCCCTCCTCAGAGTTTCTGGCATTGCCTCCGCCTGAACAAACTCCTACACAGATTTCAGAAG GTGATAAAAACAGGACAACTCAGCATTGCAGAAATAGGGAAATGCCTACTTTATCGGTAGAGCCAGCAAACAGCACAATGAACAATGGAACGGGATCTGGAGATGGAAATGTGCAGGAAGCACCTTGTTTAGATGTTGATATAGCATCATCCCCTAGGGGTGATGTTAAGATGTCTCTGAAATTCTGTATAGACCCATCAAAGTTCCACATGCCTGCTTTAGAAGCAGTTTTAAAGATGGTTGAGGACAAATGTCTTCGCTCTCACAAGGTTCTTCCTCCTGATTTTTCCATTCGCGGCCTCATGACTGAGATGTGCCAGTGTGTTGTGCAACTGGGCACTAAACATACTGCAGAGCATAATACGCAATCAGATACTGTCGGTAATGGCAGCTTGTCAGAGAATGCTATAAGTAGGAAACGGAAAGCTAGAGGAGAACCGTTGGTTTCGAAAGGCTCGGAGAGTGGTCCAGCAAATTCAACCCTTGCCCAGCAACACCATTTGGCACTTTCTGTATCGAAGACTATCCATGACATAACTGATATATCCAAGGGAGAAGAAAATGTGAGGATATCGATTGCAGATGAATCTGGCAGAGAGAAATGCCCACCTTCCTTTTATTATATGCCAACAAACGCTGTATCCCAGAATGCTCTTGTTAGCATGTTTCTTGCAAAGATTGGCAGTGAAGACTGTTGTCCTGAATGCTTTGGCAACTGCTTGTCCGCACCTGCACCATGTGCTTGTGCAAGAGAAACTGGGGGTGAATATGCATACACACTGGACGGTTTGGTTAAGCCAGCATTCATTGATGAATGTGTCTCTATGAACCGATTCCCAGAAGAACATCACAGGGTGTTTTGTAAAACTTGCCCGCTTGAGAGGTCTAGAAACAAAGCTTCACCAGAGCCTTGCAGGGGCCACCTTGTTAGGAAATTCATCAAGGAATGCTGGAGCAAATGTGGCTGTAACATGCAATGCGGTAACCGTGTGGTTCAGCGTGGCATAAGATGCAATCTGCAG GTGTTCTTTGCCGAAGAAGGGAGGGGTTGGGGGCTCCGCACACTCGATGATTTGCCAAAAGGCACTTTTGTTTGTGAATATGCTGGGGAGATACTAACAAATACAGAACTGCATGAAAGGGCCATTCAAAATATGCAGAATGCTAGGTATACACATCCAATACTTTTGGATGCCGGTTGGTGTTCTGGAGGGGAGCCGAAGGATGAAGAGGCTTTATGCCTAGATGGAACATTCTATGGGAATGTTGGCAGATTCATCAACCACAG ATGCTGTGATGCAAATCTAGCCATGATTCCTGTTGAAGTGGAGACTCCTGATCATCAGTATTATCAT GTTGCATTCTTCACAAGCAAGAAGGTGGAGGCTTTTGAGGAACTGACATGG GACTACGGCATCGATTTCGACGACGAGAGGCAGCCCATGAAGCCGTTCGAGTGCCTGTGCGGAAGCAGATACTGCCGGGGAGGTCGGCGTCACCTCCTAA